The DNA region ggactgcctgcgttgcgtgtgaaatgtaggctatagctattccaggtagcctagcccatagcatgcatttcagcatatcatcatatgaatataatttcatgggtttgatttttttcaaacgccaaaagatcacgtagctcatgtttataaggcatcaactgtctattcagcgctcgcacagaatttgaggaagtggtgggggaagtgtgccctatatgccgtaaagcagtcgaattttgtagttctttggttcataccggttcgtacccgaaccccaaaaggttgaaaaactccatggtgttgctttaagacaCACAATCAACTCATTGTAAGCAAACAACAATGTTTATTGTTCTCAGTACTGCCAGCATTTTGCATAATATGATTGTCAATTATAGAAGACTCATAGATAGcaaatgttagcatagttgccTCACCGCTGCTAACGTGCTAATATCGCCTCGTCAGAAAAGCTTGGGGCTGTGCAGTAGTGTAACATTTATTCACCATAGATTAAGTGAGGGATAATGGATGACACGCCGTTCGATTAAGTTAATGCGAGTATGAAAGTGGAACTTAATTCCACTTCACATTAGAGATTGTGTAAGTCCCAGCAGTTTTAAAATGTACTTAAATACTTGGCTAAAGGCGAAACAACTATGTGATCACTAATCTTTCTATAACATGgaatctatatatttttgtataCTGCTTTGCTTCTTttatgttgtttgttgttgtcgtttATTGTCCTTTTATCCCCTTGCCTAGGGGAccacagatgtaaattagctGTATCTTTAACTCAGGTGCTGGGCTTGAACTGTGCATGGTGCCTGACAAAACAATGTTCTGTACATTGAAATTCTGATTTTTACtttgaacattacatttaaTCACATGCTACTGAAAGTATCTCTTCAAACACAtcaagagaaagaaaacaaccaTATAAACTTACATTTCAGTAATTCTGGTCTCAATCTGATTTCTTCACAGTGGTCAGCCCTGTGACACATGAACacgaatgcacgcacgcacacacacacacacacacaagcaataaaGTAAAATCGAGTTAGAAATAAACTAATGAATCAGCAATAAATAGAGTGAAAAAGAATAGAGCAATAAACTAAGATAATCTGCCAGTTTGTTTTACCACAGCTTTAACAATAAAGCTTCTACTGTAATTTAAATGGGTGTGACCTCCCTACAGTTTACGCTCTGTACTCTGAACGCAACTTAAACCGTGCTTCCAAAATCATAAAATATCCCTCTCACCCAAACCACCACTTTTTCCTACTTCTCACCTATGAACGACGTTTCAGACCCAAAAGGACTGAAACCACATGTTGCAAAAACAGCTTCAAGCAACCCTACAGCAATTAATCTCCTGAAGACAACTAAACTGATTATTATTTTAATCgttatgtatgtatctatgtacactatgtatgtgtggggcacatgtatttgataccatgctaaagttgactaaaatgaGGAATATAAAATTATCATTtaacaattgatcttaatgtctttattaaaaaaatgagtaaaaatcaaaccactaaggacaccaatttgtTTTCCAGTTAgtctattagcctgtttgatttgcattgagctcaatgagcagttTACGCTCTGTACTCTGAcaggctaacaggctaataggctaaatgGAAAACAcaccatgtcaatctctagctatggttaagggtatgtgatgatgtggggttattttaattccaaaggccaagggaactttatcaggatgcataatatcctggaaccatgaaatagctggcctttaagaataaaaacatataaaaatcctccagctcctatgggaatttaacacaggggtcaaatacttacgccccctagcatttaaggaagaacatttatttatgatacattcttcaatcacaaagaaaattggtgtccttatcgggttgatttttactattttttttaaattaaaacatgatcaattgtcaaatgatgattttatatttctctttttagtcaactttagcatggaatcaaatacatgtgccccacactgtatgtactgtatgtatgtatgtatgtatgtatgtattattattattactattattattatcaatacCAACTACCAACCACCAACATTGCTGTGTGGCAATAaaagtatctatccatccatctatctatctatctatctatctaaattaTTATACTGTGAAAGACTGCATTCTCTGCTTACTTCagtgtctccagtttacagGAAGGATCCTGCAATCTATCTAATAACAGCTTCAGTCCTGATTCTCCAGGAGAGTTGTAGCCCAGACCAGGCTCCTTTAGATGTGAGGGGTTTGAAGTGAGAACTGAAGCCAGGAAATCAGAATTTTTGTGAGAACCTAGGAAAGAGTGgctaggaaagagagagggtggggagaggTCATAAAAGGGTGAATCCATcctgacacacatgcaacatGTAGGCCCGTCACAACAATTGTGTTATCATCAAGTCGACAATACATTTTCCAAACCTCTGTGTTGCCTGACTGTTTACATATTTAGTTGTCTTGTCAACATAATTGGTTTCTGATTTGTGTTTAAAATAAAGCAAAGCATCATTTCTATTTGGCTGTCTCTGTGCATCATCTGTTAACTGTTAATTTAACATGGAACACTTATCACTAACATGGAGTACACAGGAATGTACAGCCAGCTAGTCTGTATAGGAAAATACAATGGACAGATCAGTAGAAGAACACTTAACTGAAACATCAAAGGTGCATATTTTCTTGGCACTACTCCCTTTAGTATTCTATGTGTAAAAAATATAATCTGATTATAGTTATAGCTATAAGTTATTCTCTTGGGAATCTTCAAATATCTCTCCAAGTTCTCTCCAAGttcaacattattttttaataacgttattttttcattttaggaaaagaaaaatatataatcCAAGTGCAATTTTCTTTTGCTAGAGTACATACTGCAGTGCTTCAGCTCTATGGAGAGGATCCTtcagtgtagcagataacatCTTATGTCCAGGAGGATGGTTgctcacatccagctctttcacacaggacAGGTTTGacatcagggccagagccaGACAAGCATATCCTTCACCTAAAATTCCACACTTACAGAGCCtttgagagagaggtgggagggagagagagagaaagagagagagagaaagaaagaaagaaagaaagaaagaagagagtcaAGAGAAACTGTATCCATCCTGAGAAGCAAGCCAAGCAAACCTCCAACATTCAGTATTCAAGATGAACCGAATTAGACTGAATGGTTTCAGGAATAAATTAATGTCTAGATAAGGATAATCACACATTTACATGAAAATCAGTATTTCCTAATACAAGGACACTAAACTGAAAGCGAATGCACGCGCCactatcacgtctggtgtagctacttccattgattatagtgattattaactgctgcaacatacgcgtcgtGAATGGGGTGCTTCAGTTgcgtgcctggtgtagctcccctgtaaggctTCTTTAATCACTGGATAGTATTGTCTATATCATTTTCCATATGTCTTCAAATGTCTTTCCATCTGGCATAATAGGTTTGATTACATACATTTAGCACAGGTCTAATCTGGGCTGAGAAAAAAGTAATATGGCATATAATATAAAAGTTGTGGTACTACTATACCTTCTTCCTCCTTTGACAGTTGTCAAGTTTTGTATCTTCCTAAGATACTCTATAGGTTTTTTACCTTGCCAAGTGAATTGGGGTGGATAATTCTATGAGAAGTGACTGGAACAAAATATCTCCATTCCATTTTGGTTTATCTGATTGTATGCTCAACAGGGTAATAGTTAATATTAGCAAGTGATGAGATCTCATTGGGGATCAATATCCCTATACTTCAGTGTATTCTGGTAACATTTTAGGTTAAATGTATCTTTAAATTGTCTGAGTGGTGTACAGTTCAGTGTGAGAGGCTGTTATTTCTGAATTTTAAGTTTGTATCcagcatttcttttttgtttttttaaagattcTCACAGACATGCTCTCTAGTAGGACACTACATTTCAGTGAAAGGCAGTGATATTTGACTGTTATGATGACATGGCTCTCTTAAACTATCAGGAAATAAATGACCATAAATAAATGTCAATCACCAACCTTAAtatctgcagtttgcagtgggggcTTGACAGTCCTTTagaaagaagctgaactccagaatctcctaggtcattgtcactcaggtccagctctatcagggagtttggtgactgtagaacagttGCTACAATCTGACAGGATTTATCACTGAGTTCACAGCCAGCTAGTCTGTATAGGAAAATACAATTGACAGATCACTAGCAGATAACATGACTGTTAAACAACACTTGCTGAAACATCAGAGGTGCATGCACTCTAAAAAAATAAAAGGTGCTTATAATTCTGTGGATGGTTCCATGGAGAGTGAAAACCCTGTGTTGAACCATATTATATTAGGCAAAAGGTTGCCTTGATGGTTCTTTGAAGCTCTGAAAAAAGGTTCCTCTATGCCATGGCATCACTCTGAAGAGTTGGTGTTTCTTGGCACTATACTCCCTTCAGTACAGTTCAAATGAGACAGAGGAAgtgatatattttttaatgttgTTGCTATTTTCTGGATTCTGGCTAACGTGGGCTTGAGCTTCTTGTTACAGGTTTGGCATGCTCTTGACGGCATACTGTAGACGGCTTAGTGTCAAAgaaaacttttctgaaaactgaCAAGTGTGCACAATGTTATTTTTGTAAACGGAGGGAAAGGAAATATTAGTTTATCAAAaaacctgtgtatgtgtgaacgtaAACTTACTTTACATACAGAACTGCTGTTATTCAACTATGCCAAGGTAAACTCAGTTTTGCATGCTATCACCTCTTTAAGGACATATTTTTCTTACAAAGAGCTCCTACCGTACAGAACTACCACAAATGCCTACTGCAAATAAATAGTGCAAACATTTGTCTTTTTGTGGAATGTAATGATATCTGTGAAAAAcaatatccttataggacaataaagactctatttAATATTATCTATCTAacattaattgtttttttttaaatgggagACGCGTCAGGAAATGACTGCAGGTTTGGAACCTGGGGCTTCATtcacaaaatatttttgtaggctacacggtTTTTGGTCTCAAAGTGTGGGTAGCCTACGCTCAAATCCATGGCAAAGTTCAGATTATAAAAAGTCTTTATGGAAAAGCACTTAGTTCCACATCAGGGTCCAACTTGGTGCATGACCAATGTATCAGTGATAATACTGATACATTGCAATCTGAGGTCCAAGAGtgatacattttcagaaatgtctTTCTTTTTAATCAATATCAGTAGAGGTTATACTTCCAAAAGACTATGTTGCTTAATGTGTCAAGGTTTGACTGAAACAGGAAATAAGAACTATACTTAGTGTATATTCAGACCGCTTTTTCAGTTTGAAGAAAATAATATGGCAAAGTTGTGAAGTCATGTCAAACAATCCCCTATGCTCAGACACTAAGGCcacgttcagactgcagacgaatctgattcaaatctgattccttctcatatccgatttttagggctgactgttcacactgcctttagcaagtgtccaaatcggatatggctctgttcagactgggtcacatcagtaacagatctgacaggttgctgtagcaacgaaaacaaacatttttgccatcaggaggaaatacttgccaatttgttgtgattaaacatagaacaatacaactaggtgagtgttcattgaatgcatgcatgcgtgtgtgcatttgcgcgacagaaaccgaaactaatcggtggcaagctccgcttcaaactgttggaaggctatgtaattatttaacggcatttaatagaacaacgtggattattgcaacttccatagaaacagagcagagactgtataatgcactatttagcattgagtattgttaagtcacgtttaatataacatggtcaaaagacatagccgtaacgttggcccacaactcgaaataggtgggcggtgaCGCGCGTAAAGCACGTAAAGTCACgccacggacagtcaaatccgaccTGAGTGtttggagctgttcagactgagacgcatctgtccatatccgatacgaatgcgatatgaaactacctcctggatgtggtttgcaaaaatcagatttcatgtgacctgtcactgttcagacttcaaaagtgacatccgactcaaatctgaatgggctaaaaatcggattttggctggcagtctgaacacagCCCAAAACAGGTCTCTCGACCGGTGTTCTGCCACCTTCTCCATTTTTTCCTGTTGTCATGTGAAACCACAGGTCTCGGTAATCtgcttgtgattggtcagctGTAAAAAGACAGCATGACGCATGTCGTTTTTCCGCTAGAAGTTGAATATTTCTCAACTTCTGAGCTGCAGAAAAAGATGGTTGCAGTCACGTTTAAAGAGAAGCCGACAACTTTTTTGAGAACACAGTCTACTCCATAGGATTATAATGTAAAACGGACGCTGGCAGCTGTGAAAAAGACACTTTGTCTGAACATACCCTTAATGAAGTGAGGTAACCTGGGCCTTACTGTCTCAAATCTGTTGAATTAAATTTGTGTCGAGATTCCGGAGCcgtatgtttttcgcttagtggtgtaatggcatggtatggccacgtagtggcgatctgaatagtttaggttcaaatgtatgacaacctaggaagaacaatacaggcggaggtctgcgctctctgagtgcttttctagtttataaatgtatttcacaGCACCGATAACAAGAACAGATATTCTTTGGCCTATCCAGTCCAGTTGTCTTTAAGTTAATGTTTCAGGGGTAGGCCTGCACAGTTGTACAGTTGGGCCTATAAAGGCTCTGGTCTAGAGCGCCCATTTTGCGGATGTAGACGGTTAAGtttactcctctttcatttcggaattattcaaaaacatgttaaatttcatatacagtataagttgCACCTGACCATAAGtcgcagggccagccaaactatgaaaaaaagtgtgaccTATAGTACGGAAAATACGGTATGATATTTCAAGCTCGGCACATTTGAATGCGAGCAGCAGTAACATCACTAACTGACAATCAGTTGACCAGGGGCTGATACCCACCATTGAAAGTCTGTGTCGCTTTGGATAAGCATctgctatacagtatatcaatcaACTTAAACTTTAGCCAAATAGACCATGTAGATTTTTAAAATCTTAATTAAGATTAATAATTTATCATTAAACACTTTTTGTAATCTTCTTATATTCAAAGGTAATTCTATGAAAGCAGGAACGTATTTCCTTCACTTCCTGTTGGGCATTAATGTTGTGTTCATACAAAAGTTGTTTGTCTAggggagctacacacacacctactaaaTTTGGTGTGTAGCTGAAACTATATACCAACTAGGAGACTCAGTGACAAAtacagcgtaccaaatttcattgCTTTTCACCCATGGAAACCACCACAAAACGTCCACAACACAAACTATAATAATCCTTACTGGGCTTCACACTCCTCCACTGCTCAGGCCCTAATAAATGCTCTAAGGTTattcattagttaatccatcTCTGTTGGAAACTTACAGTGCCTTTCTGAAGCCCCTCACAGCTGGGATCAGTCTCCTCCGGCCCTCATCTGATGTGTTGTATTTAAtcaggtcaaactcatccagcacctcctcagacatcagaagcatCTGGGCCAGTGCTGAACAATGAGCAGGAGTCAACTCCTGGTTGAATTTCTTTGGTGATGACAAGTATATCTGAATTTCTTTGTGCATGGAATCATCATTCATTTCAAGTAAGCAGTGGAAAAGATTGACGCATCGTTCAGGAGAGAGACCTTCTCTGTTGAGCTTCTTTATGTACTGACATGTTTCCTTGATGCTGTTCgtgctcttgtgtgtgcagTTCAGCAGATCTTGCAGAAGTATGTGATTTCTCTCCAGAGAAAGGCCCATAAGGAAGCGAAGGAAAAGATCCAGGTGTCCATTCTTGCTCTCCAAAGCCTTGTCAACCGCACACTTGAGTAGCACATGTAGATGATCCTCTGATTGTAAGCTCAGCCATGACAGAATAGATGATATCAGAGAAGGATTggatttctgtctctcttcttcactTACGAGGGATTTTAGTGCCGCAAAGTTCTCATTCACGTAagagtgaaacacaaacacagcagccagaaactcctgaatactcagatgcacaaagcagtagaccttcCTCTGGTTAAACATAGACTCTTCcttgaagatctcagtgcacattcCAGAGTATACTGAGGCCtcactgacatcaatgccaTTCTCTTGTAAGTCTTCCTCATAAAATAGCACATGTCCATGTTCCAAACCCTTAAACGCCAGTTCTGCCAGCCTCAGTACAATTTCTCGTTGAGATACCAGAGGATTCTCTTGATATGCTTCAGTTCCACTCTGATATTTCTGATCTTTCCTTGTGGTCTGTATGAGCAagaagtgtatgaacatctcagtcaggGTTTTGGGGATTTCTGGAATGTTGTCCTGTTCCAGCATCTGCTGAAGTACAGTGGCTGCAATCCAACAGAAGACAGGAATGTGACACATGATGTGGAGACTCCTGGATGCCttaatgtgtgagatgattctgttgGCCTGATCCTCATcactgattctcttcctgaagtactcctccTTCTTTGGGTCAGTGAATCCTCGTACTTCTGTAAATTGGTCAATACACTGAGCAGGAATTTGATTGACGGCTGCTGGTCGTGAGGTTATCCAGATATGTGCAGAAGGGAAAagagttccctgaatgaggctTGTCATCAGAGGATCCACTGATGATGCTTGCATTAAATCAGACATAATCATGTTCTGTTGGAAATTCAGAGGTAACCGACTCTCATccaaaccatcaaagatgaacacaacaTGGCAGTCTATGTATGCTTTATCATCATTCAGCTCCTTCAACTCAGGATAGAAGTCAACCAGGAGCCTGTGAAAACTATACTCATCACCCCTGACTAAATTCAGATCACGGAAAGGAAGGGGAAACAAAAAGTCTATATCCTGGTTGGCTCTATCATCTGTCCAGTCAagaatgaacttctgcactgagaccGTTTTTCCAAT from Sardina pilchardus chromosome 1, fSarPil1.1, whole genome shotgun sequence includes:
- the LOC134076616 gene encoding NACHT, LRR and PYD domains-containing protein 12-like, with amino-acid sequence MGGEGEQELSDSITCGNISHNQTDNEVLRRVKENHKASMKKRFENISEGIIKPGAEILLNDIYTELYITEGESEGVNKEHEVWQVQSASRSQTTQDTPIDCNDIFKPLPGQDKHIKTVMTKGVAGIGKTVSVQKFILDWTDDRANQDIDFLFPLPFRDLNLVRGDEYSFHRLLVDFYPELKELNDDKAYIDCHVVFIFDGLDESRLPLNFQQNMIMSDLMQASSVDPLMTSLIQGTLFPSAHIWITSRPAAVNQIPAQCIDQFTEVRGFTDPKKEEYFRKRISDEDQANRIISHIKASRSLHIMCHIPVFCWIAATVLQQMLEQDNIPEIPKTLTEMFIHFLLIQTTRKDQKYQSGTEAYQENPLVSQREIVLRLAELAFKGLEHGHVLFYEEDLQENGIDVSEASVYSGMCTEIFKEESMFNQRKVYCFVHLSIQEFLAAVFVFHSYVNENFAALKSLVSEEERQKSNPSLISSILSWLSLQSEDHLHVLLKCAVDKALESKNGHLDLFLRFLMGLSLERNHILLQDLLNCTHKSTNSIKETCQYIKKLNREGLSPERCVNLFHCLLEMNDDSMHKEIQIYLSSPKKFNQELTPAHCSALAQMLLMSEEVLDEFDLIKYNTSDEGRRRLIPAVRGFRKALLAGCELSDKSCQIVATVLQSPNSLIELDLSDNDLGDSGVQLLSKGLSSPHCKLQILRLCKCGILGEGYACLALALMSNLSCVKELDVSNHPPGHKMLSATLKDPLHRAEALHHSFLGSHKNSDFLASVLTSNPSHLKEPGLGYNSPGESGLKLLLDRLQDPSCKLETLKLADCKLTDKSCELVASALQSPNSLIELDLSNNDLGDSGVQLLSKGLSSPHCKLQILRLAGCTLTSKSCELVASYLQSPNSLLALDLSDNDLGDSGVQLLSKGLSSSQCKLRTLRLADCKLTDKSCELVASVLQTPTSLKELDLSFNNLEDSGVQVLSKGLSTPHCKLQTLRFAGCKLADKSCELVALVLQSPNSLVALDLSHNDLGDSGVQLLSKGLSSPHCKLQILRLCKCGISDDGYVCLALILKSNPSCVKELDMSNNNPGESAQKLLHATLSDRSMGGGPHFSDESSSSESEPDEQRPPSPAPSLCSDESTGDRPDFRGESLPSESESDKQKSPSPAPSLDSDESTGDRPDFRGESPPSESESDKQKSPSPAPSLDSDESTGDRPDFRGESPPSESE